The Maridesulfovibrio sp. genomic sequence GTTGCCGTCTATGAAAGGATGGATGGTAGCGATACGCTCATGTACTTCCGCAGCAAGCACTACGGGATGCAGGACAGGCTCGTTTTCCTCATACCATGCAACAAGCTGTTCCATGAGCACGGGAACCTGCCACGGTTGCGGGGGAATATGACGACTGCCGGAAATAGCCACCGGGACACTGCGGTACTTGCCTGCATTTTCACGGTCTATGCCTTGTAAAATTATAGCATGGATGTCCTTGATTACCTTCTCGGAAAAATTTGCGGCATCCGCGGATAGTTCGCGGATATATTGAATGGCTTCGTAATGGTTAACCGCTTCAAGATGCTCCTGCATGGATTTGCCGCCGATGGTCAGCCCCTTATTGATAACCAGATCGGTCTCGCGCAGGGTCAGGGTATTCCCTTCAATACGGTTGCTGTCATAGGTGTATTCTATATTCAGGGCGTCTACGATCTGAGAACTGACTGAATCACGGCATGCATCAAGCTGTGCTTTGCGCTCATCAATTTCGCGCAGCAATGCGCTCAGGGGGTCGGGCTTAAGATAATCAGTAGGCATAGAAACTCCTTTAACACAAAGTATTTGCTTAGCCTATGAAGGTCAATCCGCTATCAAACAACAAAAGCCCCGCACTCAAACGAGCACGGGGCTTTCAAATATCCAACAAAATTTCAACAACTAGCGGATATGCTTATCAATAGCATCCTCATCCTTGCGCCGCTGCACTTCATTCGCAACAACTGCGGGTACGCAGACCATGCCTACGGGATTGAAGATGGTCCGCAGGGACTTTGCCAGCACCAAAGCTACCGGGATACCCACAATTGATATTGCCAAACCTACTATCTGACAGATGGTAATCAGCGCGAAAATGACCCCGAAAGGAATCCAGAGGATCATGATGATTATGGAATAAGCTTCCCAAGCGGGATTGGATTCCACATTGAGGTCCTCTTTGGAGACCATAGACCAACTGAAGGGCGCGAACAGGAACTTACTGTACTGAATCAGCCCCAGACCGAGCGGAGAGGCGACTACGGTCAGAACCAGCAATGAGCCTAGCAGAAAGAACATGATCGCGTTTACGAATCCGAAGAAAGGGAAATACCACAGGATGTTTCCGAGTGTTCTCATTTTTTAACTCCGAAGTTTTAAGCTCCACCCCGCAACTACAAACCGTATTGCGTACAATTGCATATTCTTTTTTCCTCTTATCCAGAGAAAACATCAAGCCTTATTCCAACCTAACATAATGCCCCGCACTCACACGAGTACGGGGCTTAATTACACTCATGTAATAGCCGAACTATCTCGACCATTCCCTGATCTTTTTAATTTCCTGCTTATCCACCTGAATGTGCTCCAGAAAGGCCTGATGCTTTTCCGGGTACAGCTTTTCAAAAGCCTTATGCCAGTTATGCATGTCTTCGTCATTGAATCCGGCCTCGCGGAATATTTCTGTCCATTTCTCCTTGTTCATTTTGAACTCCTGCTCTTGATTTGCAACCATGTGGCCTGCATGGTTACGATTTTATATTAATCTGCAGATATATACCGATGACTTATTTTTTACGCGCCACGTAAAAGACATACCCAACCGCATGTCCATACTTGCGCATAATTTCCATCTCGCGCTTAATGTTTTCAGCCAGAGCATTCATCTCGGAATTGTCCTTATTGGCATCGGTATATCCGGGCAGGTTGCGCTGTACTTCTGCGTAATACGTATCCCACCAGTCGGATTCAGGCTCTATGAAATATCCGGTTACTTCATAACCATGCCTTTCCATGATCTCGATATTGCCACGTACGGACTTCATCTCAGAATAGATATTCTGGAAAAACTGCACCGCTTCCTCGGGACGTTCATCACTGAGCCATGCCAGTTCACTCAAACAGATGTAACCATTCGGCTTGAGAAACTTCTGCCACTTGGAAACGCCGTTCTCGAATCCTGTGATGAAGATGGCCCCTTCGCACCAGATCATGTCAAATGATTCGGCATCATAATCCATCTCGTTCATATCACCGAGAACGATTGAGATGCGATCTGTAAAGCCTGCCTTGCCTGCCTCGGTCTTTAACACATCCAACACAGCCGGGCGGTTGTCGAGGGCGGTTAATTCCATGTCGGTCCCTTCACACAAGGCGAGTGTCTCAATACCGGTTCCACAACCGACGTTAAGAACCTTGGACTTTTCCGGTAAACCACGAACCATGCTCAGGGCTTTCTTTGTTGTCTCCGGGCTTCCGGGCCCCAGCTTTGCCAATGTGTCGAAAAAATTTAAGAATAATTCCATATATTTCTCACTTATTTGCTTCACTTTGATGATCCGTTGCGGTCCTGCAGACCATTTGCGGATCAGACGTATTTCATCGTCAGGAATGTGCAGATACTCCAGAAACTGCTGATGCTGATCCGGATGAGTACGTTCAAAGGCCTTGTGCCAGTCCTGCATGTCTTTCTCGCTGAACCCGGAAGACCGTAGCACCTCAGTCCATGCGGCCTTATCCATTTTTGAGGATTGCACATGCGGAGAACTTTTCAGGATACCGGAAATGAACTCCCGCTGCGCATGCAACGAAGAAATCTCCTCGTTAAGCTCCTTTAACCGCGCTTCCAGTACCCCGGAGATCCCGCTTGCCGGGGAATCAAGTATCACCTTGATCTCCTTGAGCGGTATGCCGGCCTTACGATAATGGCAGATCTGGGCCAGACGCTTTTCATCTTCCACTCCATACGAACGGTACTCACCCTTCATATGAGCCGATGGGGAAAGAAGCCCGATTGAATCATAATAAAGCAACGTGCTGCGCGAAAGGCCGTACTTCTTAGCCAGTCGCCCCACAGTAATTCCTGATGATGTTTTAACCATGTTAGACTCCATGCATAGCTATGCGATGAACCTAACATGAACTATGAAGCTGTAGACAGGTCAAATAAAAAAGACCGCAATATCTCGAAAGATATTGCGGTCCCTAAGCCAGACATATCTATAATCTACGCGGCGAAACCCTACTAAAAAGTTATGGGAATCTTAAACCCTTTTCCCAAAAGAGTTTAAGCCGCCGGAGGCATGCCTTTATGCCTTTGCGTCAGCCTCATCCTTGGCGCGGATCTCTGCACGTTTGATCTTGCCGCTGATGGTCTTGGGCAGCTCACTTACGTAATCGATAACACGCGGATACTTATAGGGCGCGGTGACTTTCTTGACGTGGTTCTGCAGCTCCTTGGTCAACTCATCGCTGGCTTCGTAGCCGGAAGCAAGAACAACAGTGGCTTTTACAGCCTGACCGCGAACATCGCAGGGAACACCGGTCACAGCGGCTTCAACGATGGCATCATGGGTGATCAGTGCGGATTCGACTTCGAAGGGTCCGATGCGGTACCCGGAACTCTTGATCAGGTCATCGGTACGGCCAAGAAACCAATAGTAACCGTCTTCGTCCATCCATGCCTTGTCACCGGTCTGATAATAACCGTCAACCATGACATTTGCAGTCTTCTGCGGTTCGTCAAGGTATCCGGTGAACAAGCCTACAGGACGGGGATCGAGTTTAACGCAGATCTGCCCTTCCTCACCGGGAGCGCAGACATTGCCTTCAGTATCAATGAGGGTGATATCCCAACCCGGACAAGGCTTGCCGATGGAGCCCGGCTTAGGAGTCATGTTCGGGAAGGTTGCAATCTGGAGCACTGATTCGGTCTGCCCATAACCTTCATATAAAGGCAGCCCAGTGGCTTCCTTCCATGCCTCAAACACTGAAGCGTTAAGCAGCTCACCTGCGGTAGTGCAGTGAGTAAGTGCGGAAAGGTCATATTTGGTAAGGTCTTCGCGGATCATGAAACGGTAAACCGTAGGCGGTGCGCAGAAGCTGGTAACCTTGTTTTCAGCAAGGACACGAAGCAACTCCGAAGGTTCGAACTTGCCGCGGAAATCCCAGACAAAAACTACTGCCCCGGCCATCCACTGGCCGTAATACTTGCCCCAGACAGCCTTTCCCCAACCGGTATCGGCGAGGGTAAGGTGAATATTTCCGGGTTCAAGATCATGCCAGTGGGCACCTGTCACATAGTGGCCCAATGGGTAATTATGGGTATGCTCGACCATCTTCGGCTGTCCGGTGGTACCGGAAGAGAAAAAGATGAGCAGGGGATCATCACCGCCTGCGCAATCTGCCGGGCGGGGAAAAGAATCTGAAGCTTCATCACAGACGGTTTCGAAATCAAGCCAGCCGTCATGCAGATCGCCATCACCGGCCTGAACCATAACCTTTAGAGAGGGGCATTTCTTCTGTGCTTCATCAGCACGGTCAGCCACGGAATCTTCGGCGATGATACCTTTGATCTTGGCAAAATTCACCCGGAATTCAATGTCCTTCACGGTAAGCAGGTTCGGGGAAGGAACGGGTACGGCACCGATTTTGTGGCAAGCCAGCATGGACACCCACCAGTCAATACGGCGGTAGAGGATAATCATTATCCGGTCGCCCTTTTCCACTCCTGCCTTACTCAGTGCATTGGCAAGACGTGCTGACTTCCTGGAAAAAAAGTCAAAATCTTTTTCAGTACGAGTGCCGTCGGGACCGATATGAATCATTGCCGGACGACTGGGATCGTCTGCAGCTATTGCGTCCACACAATCAAAAGCAAAGTTGTAATTATCAGGAACCTCAACCTTGTATTCGGCACAGAACTCTTCGTAAGAGCCGTATTTCTGCTTTTCCAT encodes the following:
- a CDS encoding AMP-binding protein; its protein translation is MEKQKYGSYEEFCAEYKVEVPDNYNFAFDCVDAIAADDPSRPAMIHIGPDGTRTEKDFDFFSRKSARLANALSKAGVEKGDRIMIILYRRIDWWVSMLACHKIGAVPVPSPNLLTVKDIEFRVNFAKIKGIIAEDSVADRADEAQKKCPSLKVMVQAGDGDLHDGWLDFETVCDEASDSFPRPADCAGGDDPLLIFFSSGTTGQPKMVEHTHNYPLGHYVTGAHWHDLEPGNIHLTLADTGWGKAVWGKYYGQWMAGAVVFVWDFRGKFEPSELLRVLAENKVTSFCAPPTVYRFMIREDLTKYDLSALTHCTTAGELLNASVFEAWKEATGLPLYEGYGQTESVLQIATFPNMTPKPGSIGKPCPGWDITLIDTEGNVCAPGEEGQICVKLDPRPVGLFTGYLDEPQKTANVMVDGYYQTGDKAWMDEDGYYWFLGRTDDLIKSSGYRIGPFEVESALITHDAIVEAAVTGVPCDVRGQAVKATVVLASGYEASDELTKELQNHVKKVTAPYKYPRVIDYVSELPKTISGKIKRAEIRAKDEADAKA
- a CDS encoding Fic family protein, with amino-acid sequence MPTDYLKPDPLSALLREIDERKAQLDACRDSVSSQIVDALNIEYTYDSNRIEGNTLTLRETDLVINKGLTIGGKSMQEHLEAVNHYEAIQYIRELSADAANFSEKVIKDIHAIILQGIDRENAGKYRSVPVAISGSRHIPPQPWQVPVLMEQLVAWYEENEPVLHPVVLAAEVHERIATIHPFIDGNGRTARLVMNLILIQRGYLVVNIAGDTDSRLAYYGALEKCNLEDEKIEFIELIAGYVLKSLCGVLERVK
- a CDS encoding YccF domain-containing protein, whose product is MRTLGNILWYFPFFGFVNAIMFFLLGSLLVLTVVASPLGLGLIQYSKFLFAPFSWSMVSKEDLNVESNPAWEAYSIIIMILWIPFGVIFALITICQIVGLAISIVGIPVALVLAKSLRTIFNPVGMVCVPAVVANEVQRRKDEDAIDKHIR
- a CDS encoding MerR family transcriptional regulator, with the protein product MVKTSSGITVGRLAKKYGLSRSTLLYYDSIGLLSPSAHMKGEYRSYGVEDEKRLAQICHYRKAGIPLKEIKVILDSPASGISGVLEARLKELNEEISSLHAQREFISGILKSSPHVQSSKMDKAAWTEVLRSSGFSEKDMQDWHKAFERTHPDQHQQFLEYLHIPDDEIRLIRKWSAGPQRIIKVKQISEKYMELFLNFFDTLAKLGPGSPETTKKALSMVRGLPEKSKVLNVGCGTGIETLALCEGTDMELTALDNRPAVLDVLKTEAGKAGFTDRISIVLGDMNEMDYDAESFDMIWCEGAIFITGFENGVSKWQKFLKPNGYICLSELAWLSDERPEEAVQFFQNIYSEMKSVRGNIEIMERHGYEVTGYFIEPESDWWDTYYAEVQRNLPGYTDANKDNSEMNALAENIKREMEIMRKYGHAVGYVFYVARKK